Below is a window of Sceloporus undulatus isolate JIND9_A2432 ecotype Alabama chromosome 9, SceUnd_v1.1, whole genome shotgun sequence DNA.
TGTCTGTCTTGTTCACTGATTTCACGCTGGTTAGGCAGTCTGTCATCTGGAATGAGAGAACGAAAGCATCTGCAGTGCATCTGACCTCTAGCAAAGGGTTTTGTGAATGTCAGGACACCAGATTCTGGCAGCAGCTCTGGGTAATCATTGTTCAGGAAAGCTCAGAGAAGAAGCACCAAGCAGCATTTCAGGTGTGGCCAAAGGGTtagagatttggggggggggggggggatttgggggggggtgtaatCTTTTAAGGCAGCAGGAAGGTACCTGCAGCCCCCTGGATGTCTTTGGACTGCAGTCCCTCacactggctgtgctggcaagGATGGCTGGGGGCTCTAGGCCAAGAACATCACAAGCCTTTGAGCTGCCTTCCTTGTTTTAAACCACAGGGAGACAACTGCAAGGTTAAGGGAGGGGGGCAATTTCCACTCCATTCGGGTGCACTGGAAGTGACGCACCATTCCCAGCTGCCAGACTTTGAGTTTTCTTTTAACCGACTTGcgctgttaattttttttttaagagacaaGGGGTGTTAAGGCCTCAGGGAGGTGTGTGAGAGTGAGTGGAAATGCTTCTGGCTGATTTGTGGTgaaaaatcacatgaaaattgGTCCAGGAATATTTCTACATTTTGAGAGGGCTGGGGATCCCACATGCATCTTATAGGGCACACTTTCTCAATCTTTGCACCACAAGAGTCATagctggaaaagacctcaagggccatgaagtccaaCCACATGCCATGCAAGGCTGTATACTCCCTTGAGTCTATAGGTTAGTAATTCCCAaactggccctccaggtgttttggactttatttatttattttatagaccgctattccgctttgatcatagcggtgtacaagtaaaaaattttcatcaaaatattttaaaaagaaataattgatattaatttaaaaagaatgttgtcttccaggcgaggcctgtttttgctggcctgcctctctccccctcaagatggtgatcggaggagggctctttgtcttcaggccaggcctctctccatCTTGGCCagtgctctgggattctgggagctgaagtccaaatcactgGAAGGCCAGAGTTCGGGAACCAGTGCTATAGATCAACCAGTTACATAGTACTACCTCATTCCCCCTCCAGCTGTTGAGGCTGTGAGTGTGTAGGAAGAGGAACAGATACTAGACACTGACAACTTGGCAATACTGAGAAGATCTGAATGTAACCAGCAAATAAAAACTACAAGAAAGGTGGGGATCCATACAAACAGAACTAAACAGAGGGACATTAAGCTACTGTAGATCCTGGCAACCTGCCCTTTACACAATGATGCCAAAGGGGAGAAAAGCTCTTACTCTTGATTTGTAGTCCTGATCCACTTTCTCCTTCAACATGTCGGCTGGCTTATTCTCATAGGCCTTGTATGTTTCCAAGTAACGGCCAGCTTCCTCGGGGCTAAAGGTACGAAAAAGAAACCAttaagttgtttttgttgttaagtttatgttgttaggtgccttcaagttgattttgacttatgtaGACCATTTCCTAtggttttcttgaccagatttctTCAGTggtttgctatggccttcctcTATGGCTCACAGAGgctgacttgcctaaggtcaccaagtgggctttcatggccaagcaggggtttAAGCCCTGCAGTGAAGTCTTAGCTCAACACTGACCAGTACCACACACTGACCCTCAGCtacaaggttttgtttttgttaactgccttcaaaccagctttgacttatggcaacgctataattgagagacctccatgtcaccttgttattaacagcccttcTCAGGCTGCATCAGCTCTGAggattttttgcctaagaaaaccctacggaATCCATGGGGTTGGCAAAAGTCTACAGGAGACTTGAAAGTGTGCATACAGACAGAAGCCAACAAATCCTCTCCCACTCGTCGTCCATTTGGGTTTGTGGTCCTCACCTCCAGGCCAGGATAAGGGTACAGTCGGCAAGGATGCAGATCTTCGCTAGATCCTTCAGAGCCTGATGCGGGTCTTTCtaaaggaaataaagaaggatTTGGCTAGCTGAGCCAACGAAGGCTGGAGAAGGAGACTGTAGCAGAGAAGGGCCAAGGAAGTAAGGAAGGAATCACTGGAGAATGGAAAGGTCAGAAGAATCCAGTGGTTGGATCCCACCCAAGGTGGTTTATCCTGTCCAGCTACAGTCCCTGACAGTTGATGGTTGGAGAATTCCCAGAAGCTGAACAGGGAAAACGCAAGATGGATCTAGCAAGCTTGCAGGATGTTAATTAATAGGAGGGGAGGCTGTCCTAGCAGCCTAGTATCTCACCACATCGACCTGAAGCAGGAGTACCCGCAGCGCATACGCCTTGCCCAGATTTCGGAGTCGTTCGTGGATGTAATTAGAGTTCAGGTTATGGTACCGGAGGCTAAGGAAAGACAGCAAGTAGGTATTAGTTTGTTCCTCCTTCCTAAAAGGAGAAACAGGTAGAGAAGAGGTCGCTGGGGTCTTCAGATTGCACTGAGCAACTTCTTAGCCAAGAAATGAATTCACTTCAGCAGTTCTTGAATCAGAAGACAGATACCCTGCTCTTCTTCCAGCTTAGATGCTGTGTCAGAGCAAAATTAATGGCCCAATGCTTGGCTCTGCAGCAGTTTGATATGCTGCCATGTAACACCAGTCTCTCTTCTGATCTTGGGCTCCACTGATCTCTCTAGTTTCAAATGTAAGCTCTTgaaagggtttttccccctgcTCTCTGTAGCTGAAGCTGTCATAGCCTGCCTGACTGCAAAGCTGCTGCCAGAAGTTACTGTTGTGATAATGTGACAGAACATTCATGAACATTTCAACTTCTGTGAGGGGAAGCTGTTAACAAGTGACAATGAAGCTTCTATGAAGCTAATGAGAGATATGTTCTGTTCCGAAAATGACATTTTGCGGAGGGCATAGCTACACGCGACATTTAACGTATTGCTTGTAACAGTGTGTGACAATTAAAAAGTAATCTTAACTATGAGTGAAAAGTTCTGTTTTGAATCTGGACTTCTGCATACAAGGTGGAAAGGGCTAGAAAACCTGAAGCAAAGCACAATCGTATGTGTTACCGTAATTTTTTCCTCACCTCAGGAAAAGGGCGCAGGTACTTTGGCCCAATACGTAATCCGGAACAACCTCACCAAACTCCCAAGGCACATTGCGGATAAATTTCAGAATGGGATTTCCCCGCTGGGGGAGGAAGGACAGAAAGGTGGGTGTCACTACAGGAAAAACAAAATTTCaaggaaaacaggaaaaggaagggaTCAGATGAGCCCTTCCAGTTTTGATTTCTGGCTTTCCAGgagtgcctctacactgtagaaataatgccatttgacaccaatttaagtgccatggctccatctcactacagaatcctgggatttgtagttttgtgaggcactgacTAGTACTTTTTGGAAAAGGAGGCCAAAGCGGCAGTTGCTCCCTCTATTTCCTTCCTACCAGAGCAATGAAAGGACTCAACCCATGATAGGATGTTCCCTTCTCCATAGCTGGATGACGCAAGATTCtctagaatggagctacagcacttaaaacacATTAGTTCTACAGTGCATTATTTCAAGCTGCATTCTTCCTACAGTGTATATGTACCCCAGAAGGAGGTGGGCCTGTGCTCCTTGTCTCAAACGGTCCAAACACAAAACCCCTTGCCCTTAAGCCTCCTAGGAGCAACAAAACCTGATTTTGGGGGGTGAATTTCTCCATGCATAAAAAGGCAGATGGAAGGATGGGCTGGCTGCATAAAAGCTTTAAAGGCCACCCCAAAATAACAGCTTGCCATTTACCAATCTCAACCTGTCAGCACCACCTGACTGTCAGGTAATGATCCATGGTAGAGCTACCATAGATGTGGTAAAATGCCAGCTGAATTGTATGAAGGGCATTGAGAAGGAGATGTCCCTCACCTGCCGTGGGCTAACAATGATGCTGTTGTGCTTTGCCCCAGGTTTCAGCACTGGGTTCGAggcaccattttcttccgttGCGCTTAGCGTGGCCACGGTGGTCCTGTTTTGGTCACGGGGTGGAGGCACTCCAGAAATGGTGGGTTTTGCAGCTGTGGTGCCAGATGCTCCTTGTTTCACTGGGGAGGCTGAAGAGGCATCTGCTTGCCCAACAATATAGTCTGCATAGGATGCTCCGCCTGATGCGACGGAGGCTTCGGGGGCCTGCGAGGGTCTTGCTGTGGAAGATGGCTTGAAGAGGGGCTTCACCTGGAAATGGAAGGGTAGGAGAGAGGACATGAAGCGACTAAAGAACCTGTGCACACTCTACTGGAGAAGTAAACTGGTAGGTAGTGTGAGGGGTGGCTGTCTGTCAAAgagagggcttggatggtgtattcctgcatggctgaaggggaCTGGAGTGgggggtgtctcttccaactctaggattctacgtATTCCTgaatagcagaagggggttggattagatggcccttgaggtcccttccaactatatgattctatgttcctggACGGCAGAAagaaaggggctggactggatggcccttggggtcccttccaactccggGGTTCTTTGCCTTCATGTATGGTAGAATGGCTCTTGGGGTCCTATGCTAGGATCCTatgcattcttgcatggcagaatggacttggatggccctttgggatctcttccaactctaggattctctgtattccttgcatggcagaagggagttggactggacggcctttgaagggtctcttccaactctaggattctgtgattctatgaacctgGTGCTAAACCTGTTCTCTTACTGGGGCCACATTCTCTTCATCCTGTGTCTTCACGGtgaacttctttctcccttcGGGGACCTTCTTGGCCTCTTGAGACTCCATCTCTCCAATTCctggcaaagaaaaagaaaaaagaatgggggAGACAGGACCTCAGTTTTGAATCCTGAAACAGGTTTAGTGGTTTGCAAGAGTAGGAGACGTAGTTACAGCACCCACACCTCCCTTCGAATGGCGTCCAGTTCTATTTCAATGGTGTGAGTGATGAATTTTCTCACTCACTTTTActcttcgttgttgttgttgttgttgttgttgttgctgtgtgcctccaagtcctttccgacttatggcaaatctatcacagggtttcttggcaagtttattcagaggggtttgccaccattgccttcccttgaggctgagagagtgtggctcacccagtgggtttgcatgaccGAGCGTGGTCTTCCAGAACACTTattggtaataataatagtaataataatgttttatttatttatttagtaatgCAATACTATATCCTTTTAGTATAGAATCGTATTACTATTATATCATATTACTATATTATAttagtattatattgtatttctggccataaggcaaacctatcacagtggtTTCCTcagcaagattggttcagaggggacttgcccaagggtcacccaatgggtttctatggctgagccgggattcgaaccctggccttccaGAGCACTTAATTGtaataacaaaaatattaataatgtattattattattattactattatatagcactataatactatattatattagtattattttagtgGCCTTGAGGTGGAGGAATCACAGGGGTTtcctcggcaagatttgttcagagggagtttgccattgccttcctctgaggctgagagagagtgactggctttaatggttgagccaggattcgaaccctggccttccaGAGTATTTGTACTAATAATAAAAAGAGTAATAATGtcttatgattatgattattcctgctgctgctactgtgatATTCTGTTATCCTGCATtacttttattattgtattatttgttgttattgactGGAAGGTCAAAGCTCATGACCTCCATATCCGGGGACTAATGACCCCGAGTTTCCCGCGGgcgggggagaggaagggaggctgaATCACCATAGTAACCGAAAGGGGCGGGGCTTCCGCGCGACTTAACCCCACCCCCTGATTGGGCGCTCATCGGCCAATGGCGAGGTCTCACCTGGCTCCGGCGCATGCGCACTCGCATTAGCCTCACTCTTTCTCAGTCGGCCGCTCGGACTCTTCTCCCGCCTTCCGCGGCGTTTGGAAAGGACCTTTAGAGCGGAGAGGGCGCTCTAGGCTCCGCTTCTCGATGCCCGGTGCCGCCTCTATGGTTACCAGGAGCCTAGACAAGACCTTTCTATGGCCGATGTGGCAAAACTCTTTGTCCCATGGAAGCGCAAACCCGGCTTACTATAAAACGTTTCTAAATTACTTCTGCTCCCTTGTAAAGCTTGGAAAAGCCTCACCTTCCATCTTTTTAGAGACATACAGCCACTTCCGGTTTCCCCAAAGAGGAAAGCCAAACCGGAAGCCGCTCTCTCTCTCCACATCCGGCCAATCTCTGTGGTCGCCCCCTGCTGTTATGAAGAGTGACTCTCTCCTGGTCATTTTTTTTAGAAGAGGAAGACATTTTAGACCCCTTTCTTTTGCGTGACCTGAGACATGTTTCTTGGCCTTttatttcccagaatgccccttGCAGCTGGCCCTGACCAggctggctggggcattctgggcaTCATAGTCCAGGCCCCCACATTTCCAGGCTCTGCCTTCTGCTCTGGCGTCagtctcccactttcctcctttgccctcaGATTACTTCATTGGCCGAAAACTGAattcattatcattattgttattattattgttattattatccctctcttttcccaggactgggactctgaGGCGTTGGCGCTCAGTGGACTCAGCaacaggaagaggaaagggaagtgTTGgcaaagcaaagtgctgcagcttctcttCGCTTTGTACTGTATTCTTCTTTAATGCCTTTTGCCATCATGGCGAGGTTCCAATGCTGCTTCGCCACATCTTTCCCAGTTTCCATCCATCAAATATTGGCGGATAAGCCAGCAAACCTACATGTTCTCCTTTGCCGCAGCTCAGGCTTCCCAGAGCCGGGTCCTTCCAGCCTTGACTGCAGTTGGCTACTCACTCGCTTGCTTTGGTGGCCCACAAGCCCAGCCTGAGCGGAGCAGTGGCCTGGGACCTGGTGGCATGGGCTAGAAGTCCTTCTCATCCTTTCCCAATAGAAAATCAAGAATGgaagaatcatagcatcatagagttggaagagacacaagggccatccagtccaaccccattctgccatgcaggaactctccatccaagcatacacaacagatggccatccagcctctgtttaaagacctccagggaaggagaatccactacactccaaggaagtgtcttttattgtcaaacaactcttactgtcaggaagttcctcctaatgttaaggtggaatcccttttcctttaCCTTGggttcattgctccatgtcttccactttcaaacaactcttagaccatcaggaagttctttccagTGTTGAAGTGGGatttcttttcctctagcttgcatccattgttccattgcatcctattctctggaacagcagaaaacaagctttctccatcctcaatatggcatcccttcaagtatttaaacagggctctcatatcccctcttaaccttctcttctccaggctaaacatccccagctccctgagtctctcatagggctttatggtttccagacccttcaccattttagtcttcctcctttggacacatggctccaatttctcaatgtcctttttgaattgttttgcccagaactggacacaatattattccaggtggggcctgaccaaagcagaagaaagtggcactattacttcccttgatctgggcactatacttctgttgatgcagcacactggcctttttagctgccgcatcgcactgttgactcatgttcaacttgtggtctacttggactcctagatccctttcacacttataaatctccttaagccaggtgtctcatcctatatctgtgcatttcacttttctgccctaaattctccatgctgaatttcattttgttagctttggcccagctttctattctattcaggtcattttgaattttgatcctgtcctctggagtattagctactcctcctatcaCAGTACAAAACTATTGATGGAAAGATCCCAAGGTCTACTGATAAGACTCTTTATTAAAGTTACATTTCTGAGAAATGATTCACAGACCTGTGTTACACAACTGTACAAATTTTTACAGTGTTGTCTTCAATTTAGAGACAGGAGATGATCTGATGTAGCAGAAGTAAGGACAGAAGTAATGTACCTGTTACCCTTCTCCAAATATCACTGTGTTTCTTTGTTGGGTTATCGTGGGACCACAGAAAGCTGATAAGGTCGAGGAAGCTTCCCACTGCTGTGTACTTCCGGCGAAATGTCTATTTCCTCTCGGTCTTGGAGCGTTCTCAGGTTGAAATTTTGCAACACCGTTGTGAGGAATAAAAAAAGCTCCATGCGGGCTAAATTTTCACCTGGGCAAACCCTTTTCCCTGGAgaggcacaaaacaaaacaaagccaggGTTTTGTGTACAGTATTCAAAACATCCAAAGTTTATTTATAGTATCTTATGGTACCTTTTCACATGAGAGGAAAATAACCTACATTGCATTAACTCAACACCATGTCTCTACAAATGCAAACCAGattctttgcctttctctctcccatATCCTCTCCCCCATGTTCCCTCCCAttgactttccagatgtttgggtTTTCAACCCCCCTAACCTCTCTCCTTTGGCTGCCAAGTTGGCTGTGTTTTCTGGGAGCTTTCTGGAAGTCCAAAAAGGGAGACCATTAGTTCCTTCCAAGGTCTAGCCAACCCAGCTCTCTCATTCCCTGCTTTCTTCTCCTgccatttggaaaacaaaatccaGATATGCTTTACCTGCTGAAAATGGCAGGAAGGCCTCGTCCTTCCTAAAGTCTCCATTTTCGTCCAGGAAGTGGGCAGGATTGAACTTCATGGGGGTCTCGAAGTGGCAGGGGTCCTGCAGGGCAGTAGTCAGGAACGGGAAGACAGTGGTGCCCTGGAAATGGGGACAGAGAGAGATCCCAGTGGCAACCGTTAACAGACTGGTCCAGGCTGGGTCCTGTCTCCTCTTTTGCCTGCATCCCCACCCACTCACACACCTTGATGCCTTTGCTTTTGCTGTCGGTCAAACCCAGAAGGATACTAAAATTTGGAAACTCAGGTTGAGTAGTAAAGAGTCAGAAAACTTTATTAGGAAAGCTATAGCATAGATCCAATCTAGCcactttcattgtcagaactgaccagtAAATGTTTCAGCCACATAAACTACACATACTTCAACCTTCAGGTGGACTTAATTTTCATTCATTAAGATTAAtaaactcctttctctttcctttcccataCTACTCCTTTCTCTTGGTCATTCTAACTAGATGGTTTCCCACAAATGACTTTGAATTAGATGAACTCctttcttggcttacttcagcACCTGTCTGTTAGCGCACCGTTCTAAAACATTCACTATACATCCCCTGTTATTGCATTATGGCAGGGCAAAGCATGCGCAACTCTTGACACCATCTTGGAACAGCCATGGACCACTCTCATTTTCCAAAGAAAGGCTTATAGTTGGAGACAGGCAACCCCTCCAACACCACACACATCACATTTTGGTTAACTCCGTAGCTCACGGTACCTTGGGAATGGTGTAACCCCGGAATTGTGTGTCTCTCGTCACTAAATGCGGAATCCCAATTGGAGAAACATCTGCAAAACGGTGGATCTCATGGATGACCGCATCGGTATAAGGCATCTTTTTCCGGTCGTCCATGCAAGGCCGGCGGTTCCTCCCGATCACCAGGTCAATCTCTTTGTGGATTTTGGCTGCAAAGAGTTGAATGGAGGGAGAAGTTAGTAATACATCACCCCTGCTAATGTTACTCCTTTCACCTTTCTGTCTCTGGGTTCCAAAATCCActaacaataattttatttatgtactgagtatcccttacctggaaccccaaaatccaaaaatgtccacatgggtggcagagatagtgacacctttgctttctgatggctcagtgtgaATTATATCCGTTTTAAAACGAAAATCAGCGTTTTAAGAGCTCACCTTCTATCTCTGGGTatcggaggagaaggaggagtccGTATTTGAGGGTGGTGCTGGCTGAGGCCGAGCCGGCAGAGAACAAGTCGAAAATGCAGACAATCAGATTCTTGTCATGATATTCTGAGGATGGATTATTTTTCTCCTGATGCAAGAGAAGGGAGATGTATTTTAAGCAGGGTTCCTTTTTGACTTCTTAGAATCCATCC
It encodes the following:
- the ERCC1 gene encoding DNA excision repair protein ERCC-1 isoform X2, whose protein sequence is MESQEAKKVPEGRKKFTVKTQDEENVAPVKPLFKPSSTARPSQAPEASVASGGASYADYIVGQADASSASPVKQGASGTTAAKPTISGVPPPRDQNRTTVATLSATEENGASNPVLKPGAKHNSIIVSPRQRGNPILKFIRNVPWEFGEVVPDYVLGQSTCALFLSLRYHNLNSNYIHERLRNLGKAYALRVLLLQVDVKDPHQALKDLAKICILADCTLILAWSPEEAGRYLETYKAYENKPADMLKEKVDQDYKSRMTDCLTSVKSVNKTDTLSLLSTFGSLANIVQASKEDLSLCPGIGPQKAKRLFEVLHEPFFKVPKCTEASCEEKSKD
- the ERCC1 gene encoding DNA excision repair protein ERCC-1 isoform X1; translation: MEGIGEMESQEAKKVPEGRKKFTVKTQDEENVAPVKPLFKPSSTARPSQAPEASVASGGASYADYIVGQADASSASPVKQGASGTTAAKPTISGVPPPRDQNRTTVATLSATEENGASNPVLKPGAKHNSIIVSPRQRGNPILKFIRNVPWEFGEVVPDYVLGQSTCALFLSLRYHNLNSNYIHERLRNLGKAYALRVLLLQVDVKDPHQALKDLAKICILADCTLILAWSPEEAGRYLETYKAYENKPADMLKEKVDQDYKSRMTDCLTSVKSVNKTDTLSLLSTFGSLANIVQASKEDLSLCPGIGPQKAKRLFEVLHEPFFKVPKCTEASCEEKSKD